Proteins encoded in a region of the Podarcis muralis chromosome 2, rPodMur119.hap1.1, whole genome shotgun sequence genome:
- the LOC114590938 gene encoding olfactory receptor 2AG2-like, with amino-acid sequence MGFLSQSKSPSVIMTLFVMMFIMVLSENSLLLYLIHVDSGLHSPMYFFLGQLSVIDISQTLTIGPKMLVDFLREKNTISLTGCSAQIFFVLLMGNAECLILAAMSYDRYVAICKPLQYPVLMRRTVCLILTAVVWFCAFGALGPSMYVRLLHYCGSNVIHHIFCDLPSMLKLSCSDTSRLEKTLVFTGFLLLILPSAIILASYVCILATVLRVHSSERSHKALSTCLSHLTVVGLFYGAPMFKYLRPRSYQMPYHDDMVSVFCIIITPMMNPLIYSLRNRDVLAALKKTFRKNTS; translated from the coding sequence ATGGGTTTTTTGAGCCAATCAAAATCACCCAGTGTCATCATGACTCTGTTTGTCATGATGTTTATCATGGTCCTCTCTGAAAACAGCCTCCTCCTCTACCTGATCCACGTGGACTCTGGCCTCCATTCCCCAATGTATTTTTTCCTTGGTCAGTTGTCTGTCATAGATATTTCTCAAACTCTCACCATCGGCCCTAAAATGCTTGTGGACTTTTTAAGGGAGAAAAACACCATTTCACTGACTGGGTGCTCAGCCCAGATATTTTTCGTACTGCTCATGGGCAACGCAGAATGCCtaatccttgcagcaatgtcCTACGACAGGTACGTGGCAATCTGCAAGCCCCTGCAATATCCGGTCCTCATGAGAAGAACTGTCTGTCTCATCCTGACCGCGGTGGTTTGGTTTTGTGCCTTTGGTGCCTTGGGACCCAGCATGTACGTGCGGCTACTGCACTACTGTGGCTCCAATGTAATCCATCACATCTTTTGTGACCTCCCGTCGATGCTGAAGTTGTCCTGTTCTGATACATCTCGCTTGGAAAAGACACTGGTTTTTACTGGCTTTCTTCTGCTGATCCTCCCTTCGGCCATCATTCTGGCCTCCTATGTGTGCATTCTCGCTACGGTCTTGAGGGTGCACTCTTCTGAAAGGAGCCACAAGGCTCTCAGCACTTGCCTGTCTCACTTGACCGTGGTGGGGCTCTTTTATGGGGCACCCATGTTCAAATACTTGAGACCCAGGTCCTACCAAATGCCATACCACGATGATATGGTTTCTGTGTTTTGCATCATCATCACTCCCATGATGAACCCTCTCATCTACAGCCTGAGGAATCGGGATGTGCTGGCGGCACTGAAGAAAACGTTCCGGAAAAACACATCTTGA